The following are from one region of the Anguilla rostrata isolate EN2019 chromosome 7, ASM1855537v3, whole genome shotgun sequence genome:
- the LOC135259794 gene encoding sorting and assembly machinery component 50 homolog A isoform X1 — protein MGTVHARSLDPLPMQGPDLGVQADDVDMVEVEPESKQEVLENKDVVVQRVHIDGLGRTKEDILGYEIAEVFAAKNLIDVMKKSHEARAKLLRLGIFRQVEVLIDTSQGNDALPNGLDVTFEVTELRRMTGSYNTMVGNNEGSMVLGIKLPNFLGRAEKLTFQFSYGTKETSYGLSLFKPQPGNFDRNFSVNLYKVTGQFPWSSLRETDRGVSTEFNFPVWKSNHTLKWEGVWRELACLARTASFAIREESGHSLKSSLSHAMVIDTRNSAILPRKGALLKINQELAGYSGGDVSFLKEDFEIQLNRRLFWDSVLSASLWGGVLMPIGDNPASIADRFYLGGPTSVRGFSMYSIGPQSEGVPGDYLGGEAYWAGGVHLYTPLPFRPGRGGFGDLFRTHFFLNAGNLCNLNYGDGPRAHLQKLAECIRWSYGVGIVLRLGNIARLELNYCVPMGVQSGDRICDGVQFGAGIRFL, from the exons ATGGGGACTGTCCACGCCAGG AGTCTCGACCCCCTTCCAATGCAAGGACCTGACCTTGGGGTGCAAGCTGATGATGTTGACATGGTGGAGGTGGAACCGGAGTCAAAGCAAGAAGTTCTTGAAAACAAAGAT gtTGTAGTCCAACGTGTTCATATAGACGGACTGGGAAGAACTAAAGAGGATATCCTGGGTTATGAAATCGCAGAAGTCTTCGCTGCCAAAAACCTCATAGAT GTCATGAAGAAATCACACGAGGCTCGGGCTAAGCTGCTACGGCTGGGCATTTTCAGACAGGTGGAAGTCCTCATCGACACCTCTCAAG GAAATGACGCTCTGCCCAATGGGCTTGATGTCACGTTTGAAGTGACCGAACTAAGAAGGATGACGGGAAGCTACAACACAATGGTTGGGAATAATGAAGGAAGCATG GTGCTGGGCATTAAGCTGCCAAACTTTCTTGGGCGTGCGGAAAAGCTCACCTTCCAGTTCTCGTACGGAACCAAAGAGACGTCCTACGGCCTGTCCCTCTTCAAACCTCAGCCTGGAAACTTCGACCGCAA tttctCTGTAAACTTGTACAAAGTCACGGGACAGTTTCCCTGGAGCTCGCTGAGAGAGACCGACCGTGGCGTCTCTACAGAATTCAAC TTCCCAGTGTGGAAGAGCAATCACACGCTGaagtgggagggggtgtggagggAGCTGGCCTGCCTGGCCCGTACCGCCTCCTTCGCCATCAGAGAGGAGAGTGGCCACTCCCTTAAGTCCTCCCTCTCG catgCCATGGTCATTGACACCAGGAACTCCGCTATCCTACCGAGGAAAGGTGCCTTACTGAAGATCAACCAG GAGCTGGCAGGCTACAGCGGCGGTGACGTCAGCTTCCTGAAGGAGGACTTTGAGATCCAGCTCAACAGGCGCCTCTTCTGGGATTCG GTCCTCTCGGCATCTCTGTGGGGGGGCGTGCTCATGCCTATCGGAGACAACCCTGCCAGCATCGCCGACAG GTTCTACCTGGGGGGTCCCACCAGTGTGAGGGGCTTCAGCATGTACAGCATCGGCCCCCAGAGTGAA ggtgttccaggtgattACCTGGGTGGGGAGGCCTACTGGGCAGGCGGGGTTCACCTGTACACCCCCCTGCCCTTCCGTCCAGGCCGCGGGGGATTCGGGGACCTCTTCCGGACGCACTTCTTCCTCAACGCCGGGAACCTGTGCAACCTTAACTACG GTGACGGGCCGCGGGCTCACCTGCAGAAGCTGGCGGAGTGCATCCGCTGGTCGTATGGAGTGGGCATCGTACTGCGCCTGGGGAACATCGCCCGGCTGGAGCTCAACTACTGCGTTCCCATGGGAGTGCAGAGCGGAGACAG AATATGCGATGGAGTCCAGTTCGGAGCAGGAATCCGCTTCCTGTGA
- the LOC135259794 gene encoding sorting and assembly machinery component 50 homolog A isoform X2, whose product MGTVHARSLDPLPMQGPDLGVQADDVDMVEVEPESKQEVLENKDVVVQRVHIDGLGRTKEDILGYEIAEVFAAKNLIDVMKKSHEARAKLLRLGIFRQVEVLIDTSQGNDALPNGLDVTFEVTELRRMTGSYNTMVGNNEGSMVLGIKLPNFLGRAEKLTFQFSYGTKETSYGLSLFKPQPGNFDRNFSVNLYKVTGQFPWSSLRETDRGVSTEFNFPVWKSNHTLKWEGVWRELACLARTASFAIREESGHSLKSSLSHAMVIDTRNSAILPRKGALLKINQELAGYSGGDVSFLKEDFEIQLNRRLFWDSVLSASLWGGVLMPIGDNPASIADRFYLGGPTSVRGFSMYSIGPQSEGDYLGGEAYWAGGVHLYTPLPFRPGRGGFGDLFRTHFFLNAGNLCNLNYGDGPRAHLQKLAECIRWSYGVGIVLRLGNIARLELNYCVPMGVQSGDRICDGVQFGAGIRFL is encoded by the exons ATGGGGACTGTCCACGCCAGG AGTCTCGACCCCCTTCCAATGCAAGGACCTGACCTTGGGGTGCAAGCTGATGATGTTGACATGGTGGAGGTGGAACCGGAGTCAAAGCAAGAAGTTCTTGAAAACAAAGAT gtTGTAGTCCAACGTGTTCATATAGACGGACTGGGAAGAACTAAAGAGGATATCCTGGGTTATGAAATCGCAGAAGTCTTCGCTGCCAAAAACCTCATAGAT GTCATGAAGAAATCACACGAGGCTCGGGCTAAGCTGCTACGGCTGGGCATTTTCAGACAGGTGGAAGTCCTCATCGACACCTCTCAAG GAAATGACGCTCTGCCCAATGGGCTTGATGTCACGTTTGAAGTGACCGAACTAAGAAGGATGACGGGAAGCTACAACACAATGGTTGGGAATAATGAAGGAAGCATG GTGCTGGGCATTAAGCTGCCAAACTTTCTTGGGCGTGCGGAAAAGCTCACCTTCCAGTTCTCGTACGGAACCAAAGAGACGTCCTACGGCCTGTCCCTCTTCAAACCTCAGCCTGGAAACTTCGACCGCAA tttctCTGTAAACTTGTACAAAGTCACGGGACAGTTTCCCTGGAGCTCGCTGAGAGAGACCGACCGTGGCGTCTCTACAGAATTCAAC TTCCCAGTGTGGAAGAGCAATCACACGCTGaagtgggagggggtgtggagggAGCTGGCCTGCCTGGCCCGTACCGCCTCCTTCGCCATCAGAGAGGAGAGTGGCCACTCCCTTAAGTCCTCCCTCTCG catgCCATGGTCATTGACACCAGGAACTCCGCTATCCTACCGAGGAAAGGTGCCTTACTGAAGATCAACCAG GAGCTGGCAGGCTACAGCGGCGGTGACGTCAGCTTCCTGAAGGAGGACTTTGAGATCCAGCTCAACAGGCGCCTCTTCTGGGATTCG GTCCTCTCGGCATCTCTGTGGGGGGGCGTGCTCATGCCTATCGGAGACAACCCTGCCAGCATCGCCGACAG GTTCTACCTGGGGGGTCCCACCAGTGTGAGGGGCTTCAGCATGTACAGCATCGGCCCCCAGAGTGAAG gtgattACCTGGGTGGGGAGGCCTACTGGGCAGGCGGGGTTCACCTGTACACCCCCCTGCCCTTCCGTCCAGGCCGCGGGGGATTCGGGGACCTCTTCCGGACGCACTTCTTCCTCAACGCCGGGAACCTGTGCAACCTTAACTACG GTGACGGGCCGCGGGCTCACCTGCAGAAGCTGGCGGAGTGCATCCGCTGGTCGTATGGAGTGGGCATCGTACTGCGCCTGGGGAACATCGCCCGGCTGGAGCTCAACTACTGCGTTCCCATGGGAGTGCAGAGCGGAGACAG AATATGCGATGGAGTCCAGTTCGGAGCAGGAATCCGCTTCCTGTGA
- the washc4 gene encoding WASH complex subunit 4 has protein sequence MMAVEAISSPDWEFDRFDDGSQKIHTEVQLKNYGKFLEEYTSQLRGIEDALDDSIGDVWDFTLDPIALKLVPYEQSSLLELIKTDNKVLNKVITVFAALCSEIKKLKYEAETKFYNGLLYYGEGVSDTSVLEGESQVQMGRFISFLQELSCFVSRCFEVVVNVIHQLASLYNSSKGSTKIIESSGVHFQTVYEQLGELLVVLITLDEIMENHSTLKEHWKMYKRLLKSVHHNPSKFAIPEDKLKPFEKLLLKLEGQLLDGMIFQACVEQRFDNPGEGVSVSKNSAFAEEFALNIRTIFTNVESKLGEPSEIDQRDKYAGVCGLFVLHFHIFRAVDKKLYKALLDICKKVPAVTLTANIIWFSDSFLMTKVPAAAKLMDKKSLQSIKAQREAFLQQKAQSLTKDVQSYYVFVTSWMMKMESILSKEQRSDKFAEDLSSRCGVFVQGILYAYGIGIIIRTTMNLYMSTQKPMTKTTVKALCRLVELLKAVEHTFHRRSMVVADSVSHISQQLQSQALASIATAKKRVISDKKYSEQRLDVLSALVLAENALNGPSTWERRLVVSLALSVGTQMKTFKDEELLPLQLVLKKLDLISELRERVKVQCDCSFLYWHRAVFPIYLDDVYDSAVDAARLHYMFSALRDCVPTMLHARHLESCDQLLESYDTETMQVFKEHLLDKLCKEIEKDLRLSVHTHLKLDDRNPFKVGMKDLAHLFSLKPIRFFNRFIDIKAYVTHYLDKTFYNLTTVALHDWATYSEMRNLATQRYGLLMTEAHLPSQTLEQGLDVLEIMRNIHVFVSRYLYNLNNQIFIERTSNNKHLNTINIRHIANSIRTHGTGIMNTTVNFTYQFLRKKFYIFSQFMYDEHIKSRLIKDIRFFRETKDQSDQKYPFERAEKFNRGIRKLGITPDGQSYLDQFRQLISQIGNAMGYVRMIRSGGLHCCSSAIRFVPDLEDIVNFEELVKEEGLSEETQKAASVLDSVLGDLTSNSAEGTEYFKMLVGVFAQEFRSVKNMHLRNFYMIVPPLTVNFVEHSIGCKEKLNKKNKGGAAFTDDGFAMGVAYILKLLDQYQEFDSLHWFQSVRDKYRKELSAVTKEQNVQASGQDEKLLQTMNLTQKRLDIYLQEFELLYFSLSSARIFFRADKTAAEENQERKDREEAYKSGSSNPSGDPASDPAPK, from the exons ATGATGGCAGTGGAAGCTATTTCTTCTCCAGACTGGGAATTTGACCGATTTGACGATGGGTCGCAAA AGATCCACACGGAGGTGCAACTGAAGAATTATGGGAAGTTTCTGGAAGAGTACACGTCCCAGCTCCGTGGCATCGAGGACGCGCTCGATGACTCCATCGGAGACGTGTGGGACTTCACCCTGGACCCCATTGCTCTGAAG CTTGTCCCCTATGAGCAGTCCTCACTCCTGGAGCTGATCAAAACAGACAACAAG GTCCTGAACAAAGTTATCACTGTCTTCGCCGCTCTCTGTAGCGAAatcaaaaaactgaaatacgAG GCTGAAACTAAATTCTACAATGGTCTTCTGTACTATGGGGAAGGAG tgtcgGACAcctctgtgctggagggggaGTCCCAGGTGCAGATGGGGCGCTTTATATCCTTCCTGcag GAGCTATCGTGCTTCGTGTCTCGCTGTTTCGAGGTTGTGGTGAACGTGATCCACCAGCTGGCCTCCCTCTACAACAGCAGCAA gGGCTCCACAAAAATCATCGAGTCATCTGGAGTTCACTTTCAG ACGGTGTACGAGCAGCTGGGGGAGTTGCTGGTGGTGCTCATCACCCTGGATGAGATTATGGAGAACCACAGCACCCTGAAAGAGCACTGGAAGATGTACAAGAG GTTACTCAAATCCGTACACCACAACCCCTCCAAGTTTGCAATCCCGGAGGACAAGCTGAAGCCGTTTGAGAAGCTTCTACTGAAACTGGAGGGGCAGCTGCTGGACGGCATGATCTTCCAG GCATGTGTGGAGCAGAGGTTTGATAACCCAGGAGAGGGTGTCTCCGTGTCCAAAAACAGCGCTTTCGCGGAAGAGTTCGCCCTCAATATCCGGACAATCTTCACCAACGTGGAGTCCAAGCTCG GTGAGCCGTCAGAGATCGATCAGAGGGATAAGTATGCTGGCGTCTGTGGGCTGTTCGTGCTTCATTTTCACATCTTCAGAGCCGTCGACAAGAAGCTGTACAAAGCCCTGCTGGACATCTGCaagaag GTCCCGGCTGTAACGCTCACTGCGAACATCATCTGGTTCTCCGACTCCTTCCTGATGACTAAAGTTCCGGCCGCAGCCAAACTGATGGACAAGAAGAGTCTGCAGAGCATCAAAGCTCAGAGAGAAGCTTTCCTGCAGCAGAAAGCACAGAGCCTGACCAA GGATGTGCAGTCCTACTATGTGTTTGTCACTTCGTGGATGATGAAGATGGAGTCAATTCTGTCCAAAGAGCAACGGAGCGACAAGTTCGCCGAAGATCTGAGCAGCAGATgcggtgtgtttgtgcag GGCATTCTGTACGCATATGGAATCGGCATCATCATCAGAACCACCATGAACCTGTACATGTCCACCCAGAAGCCCATGACCAAGACCACGGTGAAGGCCCTGTGCAGGCTGGTGGAGCTGCTCAAG GCGGTCGAGCACACGTTCCACAGGCGCTCCATGGTGGTCGCTGACTCCGTGTCCCACATCAGCCAGCAGCTGCAGTCCCAGGCGCTCGCCTCCATCGCCACGGCCAAG AAACGAGTGATCTCGGACAAGAAGTACAGCGAGCAGCGGCTGGACGTGCTGTCGGCGCTGGTGCTGGCGGAGAACGCTCTGAACGGCCCGAGCACGTGGGAACGGCGGCTGGTGGTGTCGCTCGCTCTCAGCGTGGGAACCCAGATG AAAACATTTAAGGATGAGGAGCTGCTGCCCCTGCAGCTGGTTTTGAAGAAACTGGACCTGATCagtgagctgagagagag GGTGAAGGTTCAGTGTGACTGCAGTTTCCTGTATTGGCACCGCGCGGTCTTCCCCATCTACCTGGACGATGTCTACGACAGCGCGGTGGACGCAGCGCGGCTTCAC TACATGTTCAGTGCTCTGAGAGACTGCGTCCCCACCATGCTGCACGCCAGACACCtggagtcatgtgaccagctgcTTGAGAGCTATGACACGGAGACCATGCAGGTGTTTAAGGAG caccTCCTGGATAAGCTGTGTAAGGAGATAGAGAAAGACCTCCGTCTGTCCgtccacacacacctcaaactGGACGACAGGAACCCCTTTAAGGTGGGGATGAAGGACCTGGCTCACCTGTTCTCCCTCAAACCCATCCGCTTCTTCAACCGCTTCATCGACATCAAAG CCTATGTGACACACTACCTGGATAAGACCTTCTATAACCTGACCACGGTGGCGCTGCACGACTGGGCCACCTACAGCGAGATGAGAAACCTGGCAACCCAGCGCTACGGCCTGCTGATGACCGAAGCGCACCTGCCCAGCCAGACCCTGGAAcag GGTCTGGATGTTCTCGAGATCATGAGGAACATCCACGTGTTTGTCTCACGTTACCTGTACAACCTGAACAACCAG ATCTTCATTGAGAGGACCAGCAACAACAAGCACCTGAACACCATCAACATCCGCCACATCGCCAACTCCATCCGGACCCACGGCACGGGCATCATGAACACCACG GTGAATTTTACCTACCAGTTCCTACGGAAGAAGTTCTACATCTTCAGCCAGTTCATGTACGACGAACACATCAAGTCCCGTCTGATCAAGGACATTCGCTTCTTCAGGGAGACCAAAGACCAGTCTGATCAGAAG tACCCTTTTGAGCGGGCGGAGAAGTTCAATCGCGGGATCAGGAAGCTGGGAATCACCCCCGATGGACAGAGCTACCTGGACCAGTTCAGACAGCTCATCAGTCAGATAG gTAATGCTATGGGCTACGTGCGCATGATCCGCTCTGGAGGCCTCCACTGCTGCAGCAGCGCCATCAG GTTTGTTCCGGATCTCGAGGACATTGTGAACTTTGAGGAGCTGGTGAAGGAGGAGGGGCTCTCGGAGGAGACGCAGAAAGCTGCCAG CGTGCTGGACTCGGTCCTGGGTGATCTGACCAGTAACTCGGCAGAGGGGACGGAGTACTTTAAGATGCTGGTGGGCGTGTTCGCTCAGGAGTTCCGCAGTGTTAAAAATATGCACCTCAGGAACTTCTACATGATCGTGCCTCCACTG ACGGTGAATTTCGTGGAGCACTCCATCGGCTGCAAGGAGAAACTCAACAAGAAGAACAAAGGAGGGGCTGCCTTCACTGACGATGGCTTTGCTATGG gtgtggcCTACATTCTGAAGCTGCTCGATCAATACCAGGAGTTTGACTCGCTGCACTGGTTCCAGTCGGTCAGGGATAAGTACCGGAAGGAGCTGAGCGCGGTGACTAAAGAGCAGAATGTTCAGGCCTCGGGCCAGGATGAGAAGCTGCTGCAAACCATGAACCTCACCCAAAAGAGGCTTGACATCTACCTGCAG GAGTTTGAGCTGCTGTATTTCTCCCTGAGCAGCGCACGCATCTTCTTCAGAGCCGAcaaaacggctgcagaagagaACCAGGAGAGGAAGGACAGAG AAGAGGCGTACAAATCGGGCAGCAGTAACCCCTCCGGTGATCCTGCCTCAGACCCCGCCCCCAAgtga
- the LOC135259795 gene encoding carbohydrate sulfotransferase 11 isoform X3, producing MRRSPFVADVCCPKSSRNALQELYSPTQSEYSGAAFLHQARRDQVAETCRTHGASSRKRRVLTPADLRHLVVDEEHELIYCYVPKVACTNWKRVMMVMTGRGKYTNPMEIPSNQAHVPSNLKTLNQYSIPEINHRLKSFLKFLFVREPFERLVSAYRNKFTLKYNTSFHKRFGTKIVRRYRKNATLEALQSGADVRFPEFAEYLVDPATLKEGPLNEHWETVHSLCHPCHIRYDLVGKYETLEEDSNYVLRLAGVGDRLRFPTYAKSTRTTDQMAAQFFQNISGRQRAQLYQLYKLDFLMFNYSVPSYLNVQ from the coding sequence tcGGAATATTCGGGAGCGGCGTTCCTGCACCAGGCCCGGCGGGATCAGGTTGCAGAGACGTGTCGGACGCACGGCGCCTCCAGCAGGAAGCGTCGGGTACTGACCCCCGCTGACCTCAGGCACCTGGTGGTGGATGAGGAACACGAGCTGATCTACTGCTACGTGCCCAAAGTGGCCTGCACCAACTGGAAGCGGGTCATGATGGTCATGACGGGGCGGGGCAAGTACACTAACCCCATGGAGATCCCGTCCAATCAGGCGCACGTCCCCTCCAACCTCAAGACGCTCAACCAGTACAGCATCCCCGAGATCAACCACCGGCTCAAGAGCTTCCTCAAGTTCCTGTTCGTGCGCGAGCCCTTCGAGAGGCTGGTCTCGGCCTACCGCAACAAGTTCACCCTCAAGTACAACACCTCCTTCCACAAGCGCTTCGGCACCAAGATCGTGCGCCGCTACCGCAAGAACGCCACGCTGGAGGCCCTGCAGTCCGGGGCGGACGTCCGCTTCCCCGAGTTCGCCGAGTACCTGGTGGACCCGGCCACCCTGAAGGAGGGCCCCCTGAACGAGCACTGGGAGACGGTGCACTCGCTCTGCCACCCCTGCCACATCCGCTACGACCTGGTGGGCAAGTACGAGACCCTGGAGGAGGACTCCAACTACGTCCTGCGGCTGGCGGGCGTGGGCGACCGCCTGCGCTTCCCCACCTACGCCAAGTCCACCCGCACCACCGACCAGATGGCGGCCCAGTTCTTCCAGAACATCAGCGGACGCCAGCGAGCTCAGCTCTACCAGCTGTACAAGCTGGACTTCCTGATGTTCAACTACTCTGTGCCCAGCTACCTGAACGTTCAGTGA